Genomic window (Candidatus Methylacidiphilales bacterium):
TCGTTACGGCGATCACGCGTGATGAATGCTGGATCGAACAACTCATGGAATCCTCGCACATCGAACGGCTCAACATCGGCCCGATTTCGACGATGAAAATCTCCTGGCACCAGCCGCATGAAGGCAATCTTTTTGAATTTTTATACAAACGCAGGGCGTTTGAACGCATATGAACTTTGACTGGCAACCCCATACTCGGCTCGTCTTCGGCGCCAACTCAGCCGAACGCGTCGGCGAACTCGCGCGCGAACTCGGCGGGAAGAAAGTGCTGCTGGTCACCGATCCCGGCATCATCACTGCGGGACATGCGGCGCGCGCGCAGGAGTCGCTGGCGGCGGCGGGTTTTGCCGTGACGATTTATGGCAATTGCCGGGAAAATCCAACCACCAAGGATGTCGATGCGTGCCTGGTCGTTGCGAGAACCGCACAGGCGGACTTGATTGTGGCGGTCGGCGGCGGCAGCAGCATGGACACGGCGAAGGGCGCCAACTTTCTGTTGACCAACGGAGGCCGGATGCAGGATTACCAGGGCATCGGCAAGGCAACCAGGCCGATGCTGCCTTTCATCGCCATCCCAACCACCGCAGGCACAGGCAGTGAATGCCAGTCGTTCTCTCTGATCGCCGACGAACAAACACACCAGAAAATGGCGTGCGGCGATCCGAAGGCGGCGGCCCGTGTCGCCATCCTCGATCCCCTCCTTACACTGACGCAACCCAGCCGCGTTGCAGCATGCACCGGGATCGATGCGATTGCGCACGCTGTGGAAACGGCTGTAACAAGGAAGCGCACCGCGTTGTCGTGGTTGTACAGCCGCGAAGCTTTCAAGCTGACGGCTGAAAATCTTCCGCGCGTACTGGAATCGCCGCAAAATATCGAGGCCCGTGCTGCCATGCAACTGGGAGCGGCGCATGCCGGCACTGCGATCGAGAACAGCATGCTCGGCGCAGTCCACAGTGCGGCCAATCCGTTGACAGCGCATTTCGGGATCGTGCATGGCCATGCCGTCGGCCTGATGCTTCCGGCAGTCGTCCGGTTCAATGCCGTTGACACACCGACCAAGGCCCTCTACGACCAGCTTTCGCCGCGCCTGGGGGACCTGCTTGATGATTTGTTCGCCAGAACGAAACTTCCAAAAAAATTGTCGGACTGCGGCGTGCCGTCAACCGCAATTCCAAAGCTGGCCGAAGAAGCGGCGAGGCAGTGGACGGCTCAATTTAATCCGCGTCCGGTAAAAGTTGCAGACTTCATCAAATTGTACGAGGTTATCCTATGACGAGCCCAACGACAGCCAAACATCACGCGACACGGGCCGGCAACTACTTCGTTGCGAACTATCCGCCGTTTTCGTTTTGGAAACCGGAAAACGTCGGTGACGTGCAGGCGGCGCTGGGACGTCCTCCGGCACCGGGGAACCCGCTCGGGTTGTACGTCCATATTCCATTTTGCCGGAAACGCTGCCACTTTTGTTACTTCAAGGTTTACACCGAACAGAATGCAGCCCGCGTCCAGCAGTACATCGATGCTGCGGTGGCGGAGCTGAAAATTTACGCCGGCAAGCCTTTCATCGGCGGCCGGCACCCGGACTTTGTTTATTTCGGAGGCGGCACCCCGTCGTATCTGTCAGTCAAACAATTGACCGATTTGACCGGACGGCTGAAAGCGCTGTTGCCGTGGGATGCTGTCCAGGAAGTCGCGTTCGAATGTGAACCCGGTACATTGACGGAGCCGAAGCTGCAGGCGATCAAAGACATGGGCGTGACCCGGCTGAGCCTGGGTGTGGAGAATTTCGACGATCACATTCTGGAGATCAACGGCCGCGCTCATCACTCGCAGGAAATTGAACGCGCCTATGGTTTCGCCCGCACGATCGGCTTCAACCAGATCAACATCGATCTCATCGCCGGAATGGTTGAAGAGACGGAGGCGAATTGGTTGAAGTGCGTGGAGAAGGTCGTCGCAATGTCGCCCGAAAGCGTGACCATCTACCAGATGGAAATCCCGTACAACACGACCATCTACAAGGAAATGAAGGCCGAGGGCAAACTCGTCGCACCCGTCGCCGACTGGGAGACAAAGCGCGGCTGGGTGGAGTACGCGTTTGCAGAGCTGGAAAGGGCCGGTTATACGATCGCCAGTGCGTACACGGCGGTGAAAGATCCGACACACACGAAATTCCTCTATCGCGATCGTTTGTGGGAAGGTGCGGATCTGCTGCCGATCGGCGTCGCGTCATTCGGCCACATCAACGGCGTGCATTTCCAGAACGAACACGACATCGTGCCGTATCTCGACAAGGTTTCGCGGGGCGAACTTCCGCTATGGCGTGCGCTGGCACCAAACGCGGAAGAGCGTCTCATCCGCGAGATGGTCCTCCAGATGAAACTCGGGCACATCAGCCGGAAATATTTCCGGAATAAATTCGGCGTGGATGTTGCCGAGCGGTTTGCCTCGCCGTTGCGCCAGTTGGAGAGCGAAGGCTTTCTGGACATCAATGGCGATACGATCCGCTATTCGCGCGCTGGATTGCTCCAGGTGGACACTCTGCTGCACGATTTCTTTCTACCCCAACACCGTGATGCACGCTACGCCTGACACCAACCTGTTCTGCGGAGAACTCTGCCGGAAATCCGACGCCTGCGAAGGCGGGATAAGATGCGGGTTGTGTCCGCTGGCCCACGTTTACAACGCGACAGGGCAGAGCATGCCGGCTATTTTCGAAATCGCCTCATCGGAAATTCCGCAGCCGCAGCGGGACCTGCTCGTTCATCAACGCGACATGACCACCACTCTCCAAACATTTTACGGCGCAAGGACGCATTTGCGGTTGTTACGCGCGGAGAGCGGGAATGAAATCTACCAGCGCGAAGTCGTGCTCGCGCTGGATGGTTCGAAGCGGCCGGTGGAATTCGGGGCGAGTTCGATCCACCTTGGCCTTCTGCCGCCGGATGTCCGGCGTGAGATCCTGCTGGCCGAACGGCCTCTGGGGGGATTGTTGCTGGAACACGGCGTTAAATTTGTCAGTTGTCCGAAAACATTCATCCGGGTGGAGGCCGACACCTTGATCAGCCGGGTGCTGGAACTTGAGGGCCCTCGTTCGTTGTACGGCAGATGTAATGCGTTGCTAACACCGTCGGGCGATGTGCTCGCCGATATTGTGGAGATTCTACCCCCATGAAATCAAACTATGACGTCATCGTAATCGGCGGGGGTCCCGCCGGTTCAACCGCAGCCGCCGTGCTGGCCATGAAAGGCCGGCGGGTACTGCTGCTCGAAAAAGAAAAATTTCCACGCTACCACATCGGCGAGTCCCTGATTCCGTACACGTACTTCACACTCGAACGGCTCGGCATGCTCGACAAGCTCAGGAAAACGCACTTCGTCAGGAAATACAGCGTCCAATTTGTCCGCCAAAGCGGCGAGGTCTCGACGCCGTTTTATTTCACGCAAAATTGGGATCATCCGTCGTCAAGCACATGGCAGGTCATCCGCAGCGAGTTCGACCAGATGCTGCTGGACAACACCAGGGAAAAAGGCGCGGAAGTCATTGAGGAAATGACGGTGAAAGAGCCAATCCGCGAAAACGACTTCGTGGTCGGCGTGCGCGGCGAAGACAAGCAGGGGCGCCCGTTTGAGGTGCGGGCGCCACTGACGATTGATGCGAGCGGACGCGACGGTTTCACCCAGGTAAAGAACGGCTGGCGCATTCGTGATCCAAAGCTTAACAAGATCGCCGTCTGGACCTACTACAAAGGCGCGATGCGCGATCAAGGCATCGACGAAGGAGCGACGACGGTCGCCTACCTACCCGGCAAAGGCTGGTTCTGGTATATCCCGTGGCCGGATGACAGGGTCAGCGTCGGTGTCGTAGCGGAAAGTTCATATCTCTTCCGCGATACGCGCGACCCCGAAACGATTTTTCAGCGGGAAGTTGGAAACAATCTCTGGATCCAAAACCATCTCGCCCCCGGCAAGGTCGCCTCGCAATACCGTGTCACCGGCGAATACTCGTTCCGGTCAAAATACTGTGCCGCCAACGGGCTCGTGCTGGCCGGTGACGCGTTTGCCTTCCTCGACCCGGTCTTTTCGTCAGGTGTCATGCTCGCGTTGCGCAGTGGCGAGATGGCCGGCGATGCCGTTGACGCAGCACTGACCGCAGGCGATTATTCCGCGAAGATGTTTAGCAGCTATGGCAATACTCTTTGCTATGGCATCGAGAGCATGCGAAAGTTGGTCTATGCATTTTACGATCCAAACTTCCGGTTCAAGGAACTTTTCAAAAAATATCCACACCTGCACAAACGGCTGACCGACTGCCTTACCGGCGATCTGTTCACCGACTTCGACGAACTCTTCCAACGTGTCGCCGAATTCGCCGATGTGCCGGCGCCGGTGGAACATGGCAAACCGCTCATCAACCAGCCCCAAGGAGAACCCAATGCCCTTCGAGTTTAAAATAAAACGCCTGGTCGAGTTCTGCGACACAGACATGGCCGGGATCATGCACTTCTCGAATTTTTTCCGTTTCATGGAGGTGGCGGAGCACGGTTTTTATCGCAGCCTGGGCATTGAAATACATCCCGAGTTCATCGAGGGAAAAGTCGGCTGGCCGCGCGTCCACGCCAGTTGCGAATACAAGCACCCGCTGCGCTTCGAGGAGGAAGTTGAGATACACCTCCTGGTGCGTGAAATCGGCACAAGTACCGCCGGTTACACGTTCATTTTCCGTAAACAGCAGGACGGCCGGACTATCGAGGTGGCACACGGCAACATCATTGCCGTGGCTGTCGCAATGGACCCCGTCAAGCACACCATGAAAGCCGTGCCCATCCCGCCCGAAATCCGGGCTAAGATTGAAGTGGCGCCGGCAGAATTATTCAACAAGGAGAAACAACCCCATGACACCCACTGATACCCCCCAATCCGGAATGACCTGGCTCGCATTTTCACTGATGACCGTTGCGAGTTGGGGCCTCTACGGCATATTCCTTCACTCAGGCCAGACCAGCATGGCTGACCCGGCACAGGGCCGGTACAAAGCATTTCTGTTCGTCGGCCTCGCCTACTTCCTGACCGCTGTACTCGCCCCGCTGGCGATGTTGATGATAAGCGGCGCCAGTTGGAAATTTCCCGTTGCGGGCATGGGCTGGTCGCTGTTGGCGGGCATCGTCGGCGCGATCGGCGCATTCTGCGTGCTGTTGGCGTTTGGCGCGAAAGGCCAGCCCAGCGTTGTCATGACCATCGTGTTTGGCGGCGCACCCGTCGTGAACGCCATCGTCGCCCTGTTGATGTCTCCGCCCGACGGCGGGTGGGGCGCGATTCCAAAGCCGTTTTTCCTGGGACTGTTGCTGGCCGTGGCCGGCGGCTGCCTGGTGACGTTTTACAAACCGGCTCCGACAAAACACAAGCTGCCATCCGTGACGATCCAATCCCCCATGAAATGAATTCCGCGGACCAGCTTCAGAAGTTAAACCGGTTGCTGGCGGCGTTGACGCCGGGCAATCGGTTTTACTCTGATAAGTTAAAACGCGCGGGATTGGCAAACGGCGCCGCAAGCCTGGACGATTTTTTCCGGCGGATGCCTCTCACAACAAAAGCGGAAATCGCCGACGACCAACTGGCTCATCCGCCGTATGGCACGAACCTGACGTTTCCAGTGGACCGATACACCCGGTTCACACAAACCAGCGGTACGAGCGGCGCGCCGCTGCGATGGCTCGACACACCGGAGAACTGGGATTGGATGGTTGGTTGCTGGATGGAAGTGTTGCGCGCAGCAGGCGTAAGGCAGGGCAGCCGGATTTACTTCGCGTTTTCGTTCGGACCGTTTCTCGGATTCTGGACCGCGTTCGAGGCCGCGGCCCGGCTCGGCTGCCTATGCCTTCCCGGTGGCGGACTCAGCAGCGCTGCGCGCCTGCAGGCAATAATCGACAACAAGATTGATCATCTCTGCTGTACACCGACGTATGCGCTGAGGCTTGGACATTTCGCACGGCAGGAAAAAATGGATCTCACCCAGGCGGGCGTCCGCACAATTATCGTCGCCGGCGAACCCGGTGGCAGCGTACCAGAAACACGGGCTCGGATCGAATCGTTCTGGCCACGCGCGCGGGTATTCGATCATCACGGCATGACCGAAATCGGTCCAGTCACGTACGAAGTCGAGCCGGGAATGCTCGCCATCATCGAGTCAGGGTACATCGCCGAGATGATCAATCCGACTGCGGATGGCACGGGCGAACTTGTATTGACGAACCTGGGCCGGGTTGGATCGCCGTTGTTGCGCTACCGGACGGGTGACTTGGTAAAATTGGCACGCCGCGACGGGCATGCATTTCTTGAAGGCGGCATCCGCGGACGCGTGGATGACATGCTGATCGTGCGCGGCGTGAACATCTACCCGACGGCGATCGAACGGATTGTCCACGGTTGTCCGCTTGTGGCCGAGTACCGGGTGACAGTGCATCAGGCCGATGCGATGACGGAACTCGAAGTGATTTTGGAACCGATGGTCGAGTGCCAGGATCCGGAGGCGATGGCCGAAAAATTGGCGGTTGATTTCCAGGCGGTGCTGGGGTTGCGGATTCCGGTCACTCTCGCGTTACCTGGGTCATTACCGCGATCCGAATTTAAGTCGCAACGCTGGCAACGCACCCCGGATTGTAGGAATCAGACAAGTTGCGCTGCATGTGACGATAGTGTAGGATAGCCACCCTAAGGAAATCATTATGAAAACCATTGCCATCACCCTGCTTCTTCTCTGCACCGGGTTCGCACAAGCCGCCGACTGGCCACAATGGCGCGGACCAAACCATGACGGCATTTCCACCGAGACCGGCTGGTCCACGCAGTGGAATGCAGACGGGCCGAAGCAATTGTTCAAACTCAACGTGGGCACAGGTTGTTCATCCGTCGCAGTGAGCCAAGGGCACTTGTACACGATTGGCAACACAAACAACACCGACACGGTCCGCTGCCTCGATGCGGCAACAGGCAAGGAAATTTGGAAACAGTCGTACCCCTGCCCGCTCGACCCCAACTCATTTGAGGGAGGCCCCGGCGCGACGCCGGCAGTGAATGCCGATCGTGTATACACGATGAGCCGGGCCGGAGATTTGCATTGCCTCGACGCTGCGACGGGCAAGGTCGTCTGGACAAAAAATCTTGTGAAAGACTTCGGAGGCAAGGTGCCGAAATGGGGTTATGCCGGATCACCTGTTGTGCTTGAAAAATGCGTGATTCTCGATGTCGGCGCGCCGGGCGCAGCGACTGTGGCGCTCGACAAGACAACCGGTGAAATCGCATGGAAGAACGGTGATGAAGAGGCCGCTTACGCGACACCCCTGCCCTTTGAGTTCGGCGGCAAAAAATATGTCGCGCTGTTTGATGCGTTCGGTCTGGTGATACGCGAGGCCGACGGCGGCAAGACGGTGGCGAAGCAGGAATGGAAAACCAATTACGACGTCAACGCCGCAACGCCGATCATCAGCGGTGACAAACTTTTCGTGTCCAGCGGCTACGGGAAGGGCGCCGCACAGTTTCAGTTCACCGGCAGCGAGTTGAAATACATCTGGCAGACCAAAAAGATGCGGAACCATTTTAACAGTTGCGTACTGTGGCAGGGATTCCTGTACGGGTTCGACGACACCAAGCTCGCCTGCCTCGACTTCGCCACCGGCGACGTGAAATGGGTGCAGGAAGACCTCGGCAAAGGCTCGTTGATGCTGGCCGACGGCAAGCTTATCATTCAATCGGAAAATGGCGACCTCGTGATTGCCAGCGCCGCACCGGACGCTTTCAAGGAACTGGCGCGCGCCAAGGTGCTCGATCAACGCTGCTGGGTTGTCCCCGTACTCGCCAACGGCCATATTTACTGCAAGAACAACGTCGGCGATCTGGTTGCCTTGGACGTCAGCGGCAAGTAAGTTAGGCCGGGGTTATTCGTTTCGCAAAGCCGGGAGCAGCGAGCCGCGCAACGCCACCCATGTGGCGAGCAGGCACCAGCCGAATCCACCCAGCACCAGTCCGATCAGCGTCACCGCCAGCAGGCCGAACGGCAACGTCGCCCCTTCCGGCAAGACCGCCATGACCGCCGCACAGATCCCAATGAACAACCCGATCGCGATCAGCAGCCAGTGCTCGCTCAACACCAGCCATCGCAACGCGCGCCGTTCGAACCCAACCGCCTGCAACAACGCCAGTTCACCGCAGCGCTCAAGCACATTCCGCAACACCACAATGCCCAGCCCGGCACTGCCAAGCAGCAACCCAAGCCCGCCAAGCGCTTGAAAAATGCCAAGGTACGTGTTCTCCACTGCCTGGAATTCCGCCAGCCGACGCCACGCCGGCTCAACTTCCAATCCGCGATTTTGCAAGCCGCGCGACAACTCTTCCGCCGCCGCCCCGGCCCTGTCCCGCGGTGCGTCGATCAAAAATATCCGGAAGCCGCTCGTTGACGGAAATTTTTCGACAAAATTCTTTTCTGCCATCACCAGGCCGCCTTGCAGGATCGAACCCGGCAGCACAGCAACAATCCGGGTCATAAAATTCCGTCCATGCTCATCCACGGCAGGTACGCTGTCGCCAAGTTCCCTGCCCAGTGCCCATGTCACTGTTTGTTCGTCGCCAATCACAGGCACCGCCCCGTCATCCATGTGCTTGTTCAACAAGGACCACTGGCCGCCAAACGCATTGCGCCGCTCGAACTCCGGCGTTGCCACGCCGAGCAATCGCGGTTGCTGCGCCCGGTTCAGGTTCAGGCAGCTTGCCTCATCCCCGTCGCGCACCCGCAACGCCACAATCTTCACGTCCTTCAAAACCTGCTCTGAAAGCCTGAACAATTCACGTCCGGCCGCACTGTTCAAATCGTCATACACCGGAAGTGCCGATTGCGCGTACAAAGCAAACCCGCCTGTGCCCGGCGCATCAGGCCGCGCGTCCTCGTGAAACGCATTCACCGCCACCAGCAAAAACACGCCGGCGGCAAGCACACTGATCGTCGTCAGGCTTCTCCCGCGCCGTCGCGTGGCGTTGCGCCTGCCGAGTTGTTGGAGTCCGATATCGCGGCCCGGTGTTTGTTTCGCCAGCCGCATCAGCCACCACTGGCTGAATCCAATCCCGGCCATCAACAAACACGCGCCCGCCCCGAAGAACGCCTCCGCATTCCGCAGCGGCAACAGCGCAAGCGCTCCGATACCAGCCACGCCTCCCAGCCACAAGCCCCAGCGGCGTGACCGTGTCGATGACAGTACGCCGCCGCCCGCCAGCAACTCCACCGGTGAACGCCGCATCTGCCGGCGTTGCACAAGCACCATCGCCAGAAATGCCGCCACCAAGCTCGTGCCCGCGCCAGTAAACAGCGTCGCCGGTCCTGCATGATAGTGAAACTGTGCCGCTCCCACCGCGCCGCGCCACACAGTCGCGAGGCCGTATAAAGTCAATTTGGTATAGACGATTCCGCCAATAACGCCAAGCACCGTGCCTATCACTGCGATGGCAAACCCTTCACCCAGTACAAGCATTCGGACGCGGCCCGGCGCAAACCCAATGGCGCGAAGCAATCCAATTTCCACCGTACGCTGTTCAAGATTGAAGACAAACAGCATCGCTGTCAGCAGAAGCGCCGCCACGATCAGGAACAGGCTGAATCCGATGAAGAGCTGGCCAAAATCCATCGAATCCCGGCTTGCGGCCAATGCCTGCTGGCGCACCGGCGTGAAAAAAAGGCCAAGAGCTGCAGGATCCAGTTTGGTCCGGAGTTCACCAGCGATATTTGTACCGGCTGGAAACCGGAACGCCGTCAAATTTCCAAAACGGTTCGCCCACAATTTCTGGCCCGCGGCCAGGGTCACAAAGGCTTTCGGAGTACCCCGGTAACTTTTCCAATATGCTTCGTCTTTCGGCCGGATGCGCTTGGTATCGATCGGGATGCCGGGTTCCCAATCACGACAGTTATTTGCGTCCGATAATCCGGGAAATTCCGGCATCCACGAATTGTCCTTCACCAGCGGCGTGATCGCACACACACGGAACTTCGCCGTCTGCTCCGCCAACTCGCGGCGTTCACCGATGACGTAGTAACGCAACGTCAACACATCTCCGATTTTTGCTCCAAGATCGTCTGCCAGCCACGAATTGATCGTGATTTCGTTATCTTTCCGGCCGGCGCCAACCGCTGTGATGAAGGAATACGGCGTCGTCTTCCCGCCGAGACTGATCTCATTCACGAAATACGTCAGCACACCGGCGCCATTTGCGGGGATTGCACGGGTCGCGGCCGGATCGAGAAAAACCCGATCGGTCCGCAATTCCAAAGGGTTGTCGCGAACCTCCAGCCCCGCGTCAGCCAAAGTCCAGACTTTGTGCAGCGCGGCGTTGGCGTCCACCGGCGAATCGGTAAGCAAGGTATTCGCCTGGCCCGCGTGTTTAAGCTGCTCTTGCAAGGTCGCCAGCGGCACAAATACAGTGTAAGGCGGCACCTGGCTCGCCTGGAGGCTGAACCGGCCAAACCCATTGTCGCCCGCAATCGCTCCCACACGAATCCGTAGCGCGACCGAGACATCGCTGCGCCCCGACAACGGCGCATCGCGCGAGACGAGAGCCGGTTGTTCAACACGCACCACGATGGTATCGCCAATATGTACGCCGAGTTGTTCCGCCAGCCGCGCATTGACGGCGACATCCTGATTCGGAGTTCCTCCGAGCTGCCAAAACCGCTCATCAACACCGAGTACCTGCACATCGTTGGCGCGAGCCCGGCCGTCCGGCAATGTTGCCGAACCGCGAACCAGCAAGACCGGCGCGACGGATGATTTAATTTCCGACGCGAGATCATCCGCCAGTTGCACGCGAAAGAAATGTTCGGGAAGGGTCAGCGCCTGTGTTACATGACCGAGCCGGGCCGGCACGAGTTGATCCAGCGTAAATCGCACCGAATCGCCTACTACGAGCGCGCCGGTAAGAATCGCACATGTGATCGTCACCCCTGCGAGAACGCCGAGATGTGTCCGCCAATAGAAGCGCAGGCTGCGGCGGATGAGAGTGCAAAGGGTCATGGGGTTTTATCCGCAGATTTCGCAGATGACGCAGATTGGGATCGAATAAGGCGGCGGAATTCGAGCGAAGCGGAGCCGAAGTTAAGGAGCAGACCGACTGGCATTCCGGTGGCCTTAAGATAGTTGATGACCTGAGCTTCTTCAACGCCGCTGAATTTGGCCA
Coding sequences:
- a CDS encoding iron-containing alcohol dehydrogenase, whose translation is MNFDWQPHTRLVFGANSAERVGELARELGGKKVLLVTDPGIITAGHAARAQESLAAAGFAVTIYGNCRENPTTKDVDACLVVARTAQADLIVAVGGGSSMDTAKGANFLLTNGGRMQDYQGIGKATRPMLPFIAIPTTAGTGSECQSFSLIADEQTHQKMACGDPKAAARVAILDPLLTLTQPSRVAACTGIDAIAHAVETAVTRKRTALSWLYSREAFKLTAENLPRVLESPQNIEARAAMQLGAAHAGTAIENSMLGAVHSAANPLTAHFGIVHGHAVGLMLPAVVRFNAVDTPTKALYDQLSPRLGDLLDDLFARTKLPKKLSDCGVPSTAIPKLAEEAARQWTAQFNPRPVKVADFIKLYEVIL
- a CDS encoding coproporphyrinogen-III oxidase family protein; translated protein: MTSPTTAKHHATRAGNYFVANYPPFSFWKPENVGDVQAALGRPPAPGNPLGLYVHIPFCRKRCHFCYFKVYTEQNAARVQQYIDAAVAELKIYAGKPFIGGRHPDFVYFGGGTPSYLSVKQLTDLTGRLKALLPWDAVQEVAFECEPGTLTEPKLQAIKDMGVTRLSLGVENFDDHILEINGRAHHSQEIERAYGFARTIGFNQINIDLIAGMVEETEANWLKCVEKVVAMSPESVTIYQMEIPYNTTIYKEMKAEGKLVAPVADWETKRGWVEYAFAELERAGYTIASAYTAVKDPTHTKFLYRDRLWEGADLLPIGVASFGHINGVHFQNEHDIVPYLDKVSRGELPLWRALAPNAEERLIREMVLQMKLGHISRKYFRNKFGVDVAERFASPLRQLESEGFLDINGDTIRYSRAGLLQVDTLLHDFFLPQHRDARYA
- a CDS encoding NAD(P)/FAD-dependent oxidoreductase, yielding MKSNYDVIVIGGGPAGSTAAAVLAMKGRRVLLLEKEKFPRYHIGESLIPYTYFTLERLGMLDKLRKTHFVRKYSVQFVRQSGEVSTPFYFTQNWDHPSSSTWQVIRSEFDQMLLDNTREKGAEVIEEMTVKEPIRENDFVVGVRGEDKQGRPFEVRAPLTIDASGRDGFTQVKNGWRIRDPKLNKIAVWTYYKGAMRDQGIDEGATTVAYLPGKGWFWYIPWPDDRVSVGVVAESSYLFRDTRDPETIFQREVGNNLWIQNHLAPGKVASQYRVTGEYSFRSKYCAANGLVLAGDAFAFLDPVFSSGVMLALRSGEMAGDAVDAALTAGDYSAKMFSSYGNTLCYGIESMRKLVYAFYDPNFRFKELFKKYPHLHKRLTDCLTGDLFTDFDELFQRVAEFADVPAPVEHGKPLINQPQGEPNALRV
- a CDS encoding thioesterase family protein, translating into MPFEFKIKRLVEFCDTDMAGIMHFSNFFRFMEVAEHGFYRSLGIEIHPEFIEGKVGWPRVHASCEYKHPLRFEEEVEIHLLVREIGTSTAGYTFIFRKQQDGRTIEVAHGNIIAVAVAMDPVKHTMKAVPIPPEIRAKIEVAPAELFNKEKQPHDTH
- a CDS encoding PQQ-like beta-propeller repeat protein; this encodes MKTIAITLLLLCTGFAQAADWPQWRGPNHDGISTETGWSTQWNADGPKQLFKLNVGTGCSSVAVSQGHLYTIGNTNNTDTVRCLDAATGKEIWKQSYPCPLDPNSFEGGPGATPAVNADRVYTMSRAGDLHCLDAATGKVVWTKNLVKDFGGKVPKWGYAGSPVVLEKCVILDVGAPGAATVALDKTTGEIAWKNGDEEAAYATPLPFEFGGKKYVALFDAFGLVIREADGGKTVAKQEWKTNYDVNAATPIISGDKLFVSSGYGKGAAQFQFTGSELKYIWQTKKMRNHFNSCVLWQGFLYGFDDTKLACLDFATGDVKWVQEDLGKGSLMLADGKLIIQSENGDLVIASAAPDAFKELARAKVLDQRCWVVPVLANGHIYCKNNVGDLVALDVSGK
- a CDS encoding ABC transporter permease; protein product: MTLCTLIRRSLRFYWRTHLGVLAGVTITCAILTGALVVGDSVRFTLDQLVPARLGHVTQALTLPEHFFRVQLADDLASEIKSSVAPVLLVRGSATLPDGRARANDVQVLGVDERFWQLGGTPNQDVAVNARLAEQLGVHIGDTIVVRVEQPALVSRDAPLSGRSDVSVALRIRVGAIAGDNGFGRFSLQASQVPPYTVFVPLATLQEQLKHAGQANTLLTDSPVDANAALHKVWTLADAGLEVRDNPLELRTDRVFLDPAATRAIPANGAGVLTYFVNEISLGGKTTPYSFITAVGAGRKDNEITINSWLADDLGAKIGDVLTLRYYVIGERRELAEQTAKFRVCAITPLVKDNSWMPEFPGLSDANNCRDWEPGIPIDTKRIRPKDEAYWKSYRGTPKAFVTLAAGQKLWANRFGNLTAFRFPAGTNIAGELRTKLDPAALGLFFTPVRQQALAASRDSMDFGQLFIGFSLFLIVAALLLTAMLFVFNLEQRTVEIGLLRAIGFAPGRVRMLVLGEGFAIAVIGTVLGVIGGIVYTKLTLYGLATVWRGAVGAAQFHYHAGPATLFTGAGTSLVAAFLAMVLVQRRQMRRSPVELLAGGGVLSSTRSRRWGLWLGGVAGIGALALLPLRNAEAFFGAGACLLMAGIGFSQWWLMRLAKQTPGRDIGLQQLGRRNATRRRGRSLTTISVLAAGVFLLVAVNAFHEDARPDAPGTGGFALYAQSALPVYDDLNSAAGRELFRLSEQVLKDVKIVALRVRDGDEASCLNLNRAQQPRLLGVATPEFERRNAFGGQWSLLNKHMDDGAVPVIGDEQTVTWALGRELGDSVPAVDEHGRNFMTRIVAVLPGSILQGGLVMAEKNFVEKFPSTSGFRIFLIDAPRDRAGAAAEELSRGLQNRGLEVEPAWRRLAEFQAVENTYLGIFQALGGLGLLLGSAGLGIVVLRNVLERCGELALLQAVGFERRALRWLVLSEHWLLIAIGLFIGICAAVMAVLPEGATLPFGLLAVTLIGLVLGGFGWCLLATWVALRGSLLPALRNE
- a CDS encoding GxxExxY protein, which translates into the protein METDKRDPRTYAIIGAAIEVHQELGCGFLEAVYQEALVLELKALAKFSGVEEAQVINYLKATGMPVGLLLNFGSASLEFRRLIRSQSASSAKSADKTP